Genomic segment of Salvia splendens isolate huo1 chromosome 12, SspV2, whole genome shotgun sequence:
aactggcggcggcggttcggcggttcaagcgggccAGTTGAGGTTCAGAAATATCacaaaccgtaaccggcggttcaccagttcgaaccgccggttcaataaaataaaaaatattatttataaaatcaatttttatatataaaaatcaattttcacgaataaataaatacaataatacaataatttcataatagcccatatttatttgttgggcctaTGATTCTAGGAAAccatttttggttgtttctcttttatagagacatccttgaatattttgtatttcactttcgatgtgggacaaaatatgttgaactattttctcttataagtacatgtttagatcattcattcatctttttccaatgtgagatacaaaactttcatttgttttctacttttctttattttttactacattttattattcactaactttatctttatttttgttatgattaattttctaagacaaatttatagataataatagaatcaaatagaatagttcaattaaatttgattgttgcatgttgctcataatttctatatttatagaatgtggatttgttcaaataataataataattggatttaaatgtgctcacttttaagaattctaagaaaccattcttggttgtttctcttttatagagacatccttgaatattttttgtttcactttcaatgtaggacaaaatatgttgaagtattttcttttataactacatgtttagatcattcattcatctttttccaatgtaggatacaaaacttttattgttttctacttttctttattttttactacattttattattcactaactttatctttatttttgttatgattctttttctaagataaatttatagataataatagcatcaactagaatagtttaattaaatttgaatgttgcatgttgctaataatttgtatatttatagaatgtggacgtgttcaaataattggatttaaatgtaagtatgttgttaatttttctcaatatattgattaaaatgtgaaaaaataacaattaatataattggtataataatgataaaaatagataactaaagaatgatttgtttagtggtataatatagtttatatattagcagtagactaatagtatgattttgtataatagttgttattctaatagatgtagtataatttatataaataaaattattatttgtgaatatattcttgatagataagaataaacaattattgagtaatatgatttgtgcatagataaataattattcatattatagttatcactagattaatacaatttgtataataattattatcttaatgtgtataaattataatggtatttattagttaatatacacataaacttatacacaaataaattgataatgataaagaattaaagaataatactttatgtaattatatttgttgttaagttataataatagaagatagttaagatataaactaatataaacaaagatgatagagatgtatcatgtagttataaataaggagttttatcccacattgaaagaaagaacaacacatccaagaacatgtagctataaaagagaatcatcCAATACACCCTCTTTCAACCCAAAAGCTCAAGTCCAACATTAAGTGTAAATTGtaacttataagttgtgacttgtgacttgtagtctcgttgaaataaacactaaaacgAGAAGAAATGCAAAAAAGAATATTTATAAACCGCCGAActcgggccggttcggcggttcaggCCAAAAACCGACGGTTTTGAATCGCCTCGTGAATCGGCGGTTTTTTGAATCGAAACCAAGTGTGAATGATGAACCCGTGAActgccggttcatgaaccggaaccggcggttccgaacccgtgtgcatgcctagctCCACAGATATAGAAAATTTTTCGTGTCCCATACTTAACACATATTTATGTATACCCACATTAATTACGCAATATTTAATACACTTAAATCTTTCACATTAAATAAAGATTGCGGATAAAAATTAACATGCTTATATAGTTATCACCAATTTACATGCTGGAAAGTTATATTTTATTGCTAGCATTGCATATAGTATAATATTTAATGGGATTGTTTTTTTTGTCTTAGTGCTGTGCATAATAAATTATCTATATGaataataatatagtactaattattatttttatttttctatggcACGTTAATTtgataatatttatattctatgctaaaatataaaattagtagtTAACAAAATTAAGTtgaactaaaaaatatttttaatatattaaaattttgtcaATATACCATAaaaacactataaacaaaatagagTGAACGATTGTTATACTAGTAAATaggaattaaatatataatataaataaataaaactaatatactcAAATTGATCACCAACCATAAAGTTTAatcatataaaaattatttgataGTTAGTACATAAAACATTTTCCGAAACAAAATAGTTTCAAGAGTTATGTGATGACTTTAAATTTGaactattatttaaatattttatttatgaaactGTTTTATGTTAGTAATAAAAATTACTTCCCACCATATAAATTGGTGATGTATATATACTTGTGTAATTTTTTCTCCACAATCTTATTTGATGTGAAAGATTTAAATGCATTCAATATAGGTAATTAATGCGTGTATGTATAGATATTTGAGTTATATATGGAACATCAAAATTTCCGCAACCGTATGCTTATAGGTGGAGTTGTGAGTCATGTATATATCTATTTATCAAAATCTTATTGGTAGGACATACCACATTAGCATTTAATGGTGGTATATCAGGTCTACTGaatttttctcctacttttatgcacgaaatttaagaaaattatatttattgaattaagtggagaaaataaagcatgagagaaaaaaataagagagataaaagagaaaataatttaagaaagagaaaataaagtcaAAGATCGAACAAAGTAGGAGGAATAAAAGTGTTGCTTTTTGCTTAAAAAAGGTGAAATCAATTGCTTATAATGGTTGGTCATTTATAATCGgacggagggagggagggaggaagAAAATTTCTCCACATTCCATATATAATAAAGTACTCACTACAAGCACATAATATATATCTATACACATACACAACGGTGTTTCattttactatatatttatatatttaaagcATCATACATATAGATGGAGAATAATATCacgtaatatatatatatatatatatatatatatatatatatatatatatatatatatatatatatatatagggatgtattcatttccttttctcatatattcttctttttccttcttaatctcaacctttaattttataaatcggATGGCTGAAATTAATCACTGATTCCATTAAATTATAATACCTTAATAAACGATTAAGGGTAGATTTGGTACATGATTATTTGATAGTTATGGAAATCCCATGATTCTCTCATGGGAATATACGGCAgtttttttccaaaaaacaCGTCAATGAAGGAAGGTAATGCTGCGGTGTATATGATTTCgaatctctatttttttccaaGGTTTCAATTGTCACAATTCTCAAATCTTTGCTCAATTAATCCTCGGGAGTGTAAGGTTGTCTAATTGGCGTTGGATCTACAGCTTTCGTTTCtaatcaatggaagaaggtaaatcTCGAAGCTTCACGATTCTGTTTTTATTGCGGATGTTTCTGTCTCAATTTGTAGCAGTTTGATTATCTGATTTTTAACCAGCAATAATTAAGTGTATTGTGTTGCCATGGTATAACATGAGCGCTTGCTCTGAAACCTTCCTCCATGGATTCGCTCTCGGCATGTCGAAGGTATTAGGTTGAAACGAGACATATAATGCACATCTAGATGAAGCATAATGAACTTATGATCATATGTAATGCATAATTCTTTGAACTGCTATGTTTTCGGGGTAAAACGGTTTTTTCTGGTTTGCGATGTGTGGCGCACGTTGTTTTTTTCCCCGTAAGGGTTTAATaatcctaggggctagggtatagtatgtaAACATTAATAACAACATTTAACAAAGCTTTGTGTCTGACCCAGTAATAAATTACGTAGGTCTATAACGTACATAGTTTAATGAATAAAGTTTTTAACAATAATGCATCAACTGATTAACCGTAATGCACTATATTGtttgtataatgcataatatattattTGGAATGTGTATGTTGTACGAATTAAAACAGGTATGATTTTATGCCTCATTTTACTAGGGCTTAAATATCAGTTGTTAGCTTTGGattttggcacacgtttcttgtttttcccGAAGGTTTTCATAAGCCAAGGGGGTAGGGTATAGTATGTACAAATAAAAAACGACGTTTTTAATAGTGTGTGTTATACGTATGCATACATCAAGGGTTCGTCCAAGTGAAACATTTGACAGATTGAATGTGTGCAAATCGTGCATTGCTTGGCAGCTTATTTTATTCCAAAGTTGTTATTTTTTGCTGACCCCTTTTTGTTGCCAATTGTGTGCAGTGGTTGTTGTACCTGAATGTTCCGCCGCGATGAAGCCTGTTGTAGGTCAGAAATTCCAATCATTGGATTTTGCTTTTGCTTTCTACGACATATATGCCCGTGCAGTTGGCTTCGATACGCGCAAACAAGCTATGAGGAAGGTTGATGATGTCACGACCTGGTATCAAGTTGTATGCAACAGGGAAGGAAGGAAAAAGGGTGGTGAGGATGACCAGCTGAATGCTCGTTCTGGTTTCACTATCAAGCGTAGGAAGTTATCTAAGCGGTGTGGTTGCACAGCTAGTATATCCTTCAGGTTTTTCTCGGAAGATGGCTCGTCGGGATACATAATTCACGAGTTCAATGAGATTCATAACCATCACATGGTTGAGACGGAACATCAGCAATTCATGTCTAGTAATCGCAAGTTGGATGATGTTCATCATAAATTTATCCTCGACTGTTCAAGGGCGAATATAGGACCCACGCTTACATTTAAGGTATTGAAGGAGATTCTTGGTGGGTTCGAACTGGCTGGTTGCACGGTTGGGGATATCAGGAATGCCTCACGGGACATCAAAGAATATGCACAAGGATATGATGTACAAATGGTGTTGGATGATATGGCGAGGAAGAAGGAGATTTCCGAGGCTTACACCTATCACTACGAAGTTAACGAATCTGACCAGTTGGTTGCTTTGTTTTGGTGCGACGGTGTAATGAAGAGAAATTACCACATGTTTGGTGATACTGTGTCCTTCGACTCCACGTACAACACAAATCGGTTGAAACTGACTACTGTGTTATTTATGTTTACTATATGTATCtattgtatattatgtgcaTTATTACTGGATGTTACTGCTTTACGCATTGCCGCAAGTTGCATTATGATATGTTTACGCTACTGAAGACAATATATATAGTATGCATTATTAATTGATGTACGTGCATTACGAATTACAATATGTTGCATTATGATATATTTTAGATTCTGACTGCAGGTAATTGTCATGTATGCAGGTACTGTATGATCTTCACTCCTTTCACTGGAAAGGATAATCATGGTAGTCCTGTGACATTTGCAGCGGGGCTGGTTTGCAGCGAGAAAACAGGGGCTTTTGCTTGGTTGTTCAGACATTTTGTAGATTGTATGGGTGTAGCACCCAGGATGTGTGGCGCACGTTTAACAATGCATTACGTAGTACGAATACTTACATTATATGTAGATATGACGCACATAAAACTGAGGCGTACCTTATATGTTGCTTAATAAATGTAATGTAAAATATACAAATGCATTATGTGGAGGTGCCATTGCATTATTCCTACgcattggtgcattatttggttaaaATTCACAAACAACGTTTAATAATGCATTACGTATTACGAATACTTACATTATATGCAGATATGATGCACACAAAATTGAGGCGTACTATATACGGCTCAGTATATTAGGTGTACAATATACACAAGCATTATTTGGTTATGCCTTTGCATTACGCATAAggtttggtgcattatttggtatATGTTGGTCATTATGAGAGTACATCGTCCACCTAAACAGACCAAAAAAACATAACACAAACAAGCAAATAACATAATACATCCATTAATGGTCGCCAGAGTGTTCACATGATAGAAATCAAAAAATGCTATTTTAAAAAACATTGTTCAGTGTATTCAAGCttgcaaaaaggaaataaagtgCAAATTCTTCCAACAAATACTAGAAATAATCACGCCCTACAACCCATaattttctacccacttttcgAAATTGAAATTTTTAGGTTTATCTCTCCAGAACTTGGTTGCCTTTTTTTGGTTTGCGGCACCGCGGACATTGTAGGGAGAAGTCAGTAGCACCCTTGCAAATTTGATTCGAAACATTTCAAGACTTTTGCTTCCCTTTGCGGTCAGCCCGCAATCCCAATCTTTATCCTTCTCTCCAAAGTACGTCTCCAAGTGGCGCATTACGTACATCATCGACTGCATCATCGAGTTCCGATCTTACTCGTTTTTCTGAAATTGCACAAACAAAGAATCAAATTCAAACCTTTTCCATACAGTAGAGTACGATATGTGTAATGATGTGTTCGTCATAATGGGTTCATATTAATGCAACCGGCGTACTTAATCAGATCACATGAAAGTTTGCGTAACACATTCGCATAATGCATTAAACATCCCTGATAATGCACTAATAATCACTGATAATGCACTCAATATTACTGGTAATGCCAGTAGATACCACTGACAATGCAatcaataataatgataatgcaTTAGATAATACTGATGatgcactaaatattacttaAAATGCATAAAATACTACTGATAATTGACAAAGTATTACTGATAATTCATTACATACTCCTGATAATGCGTTATTATTTCATCGGACTACACATTTTTTCACAGAACCTCTGTACTGCATATTTTATGAAACACAATTCATACATTATGTTCAGAAATTCAAATGACCTTATCACGCATTTCATCCAAAATGCAAATGTACTTGTGTTACCAACAAATTGTAATACAAAACACACAATTTCAGTTCGACAATTAATCTGTAATGCACGTTTTGAtaaacataatgcataacataTGTTACATAATGCTTAGTTCATATGAATTAAACTCCATATAAAACAAgtatttttcaatttgtaaCTAATATaccacaaataatgcacataataACTCCAAAAACCCATGCTTATAGTTCCACAAATCATTGAATATATCTGAAATTATGAACCGTGTGAAGTATTTAGTCATCACACCACACAACATGTATACTGGGGATTTAACAGAATTGCTAAAACCATCACTCACAATATGAAAAAACAAATATTGATTTGAAGCAGGGCGATGTAAAATTATACCTGCAGCCTCTGTTACTTGCGATAGCGGACGACCCCTCTTCGGCATTTTTGATCTGGCAAAACCAACAAACACGTATCATGGTACTGGAATTCATCATTATATAACCGAACCAAAAACGGGTCTGCGAAATCACGAAACCACCGCTTTGGTCTGCAAAATCTCAAAAAAAAGACGCCTAAATCACTCTTGAAACATACCTATTGGAAATTAGTCGGGGTTTCCGAGTCGATTTCAGCGTTGAAAGCTAATTCCCTCGGAAAATTTGGtcgagaaaataaaaaatctccaAAAGCGGCGCTGGGGATGTTGAAATATGGGGTTTTCGTAGTGGAGAGAGTGGGAGTAGATGTAAGGGTTGTGGGATTAATGACTGATGGAAGAAGGAGAATTGTTGCGTTCGAAATCCCGTAAAATTAGCAGTTTCCAAGATTTGGCGGTTCAGCTTCTGTCAAATGGCCAAATTACCCCTGTACTGCATTACGCCAacttctataatgcaacgcggATGAAAATTTAGTCACACAATCCAATCCGTCGATTCCCTAGATCTAATGGTtattattaagaaggaaaaaggatgtaagagtggaaaaggagaataaggcccccctatatatatatatatatatatatatatatatatatatatatatatatatatataacaaatcTATGACAaatataaaatgtaactaaaaacCTGACTTTTCACTCTATgttcttctcattctttttgGTATCGTTGTGAACTGCTCAAGTTAAATCGTTAAACTGATCCGGCTGGCCTATGTGTGCCTTCTACCTGCAAAATGCCGGTGAGTGGTTCCAGTGGAAACTCAAGCTGATCAACTTGACTTAGATTTGACTTGAGTGAGATGGACCGAGGAGTTCAAAGtgtgttttcaaaaccttaacccacaatactattaactagtatagggagtaaggatcgatcccacagagattaTGTGTTTTGCATTTGTTTTTTGACACGAAATGGGAATAGTTGCGGCCACACTTTctaggggtgggttaagttaactacttgacttgagaaATTAAACAAGCTAAGGttctaaactgatcaacttacTAAAGTTTAActaaatctacttgatcaactcaactaaaacttttcataaatggaCAAACAACATAAAATGGACGATTGTCAGTCTCCTGCAAAATATACAATAAAGTAAAATTTTTCtaacaatttcatcttcttcacagaatCAACATAAAAAGCATAGTAAAGGTAGATCTGAACAATTACGAGCAACGAAACACCATAGCAACTTGTAAACGTAAATATACTCTTAAGATCTAAACTACGACTACGTAAACAAAAAACTAAACTATGATCAtgcagaaataaaacattacctactagatctaaacatcTTAAACAGCGTATCCATAATTTCCTTCACAACTTAGACAAATCGTAAGTCTAAAACTCATATCTAACCAGATCAAACCACCTCCAAACACTTAAGCTAAGATATGCATCATAAAATAGAAACCGAACGCAGATCAGAAGTATCATGCATAAAAACAGAACATTTCAATAAAGATCGAAATCAAAACACTAGATTTACTAAatcaaaaacatcaaaattCTACAACATCAAAAGTAAGCTGGAAATAAGCaaactaaaatatgaaattgtttcatcgcttctTCTCGAAGCAAAATAACATGACCAAAAGCTTAAAGTGCAGAAAACCAACACCAAaccactaaactaaactaaactaaaacaggaaccaagtgtgtgtgtgaaggaattccgGAAGAACGAAGTAAAATGAGCTCCGATTTTAGCCCTAGAAGAGAACTGAAATCCTAAAGATGTCTTTGTGACCAAAAGATATCGCTTCTTCTCGAAGCAGAATAACATGACCAAAAGCTTAAAGTGCAGAAAACCAACACCAAaccactaaactaaactaaactaaaacaggaaccaagtgtgtgtgtgaaggaattccgGAAGAACGAAGTAAAATGAGCTCCAATTTtagccctagaagagagctgaaatcCTAAAGATGTCTTCGTGCTGACCGTCCCACCTCTTCTTCACTCGCGTTGGGCTTTCTATATATAGAGGGGCGTAGTGTAACATCCTGAATTATAGGGATCGATGAAAGGTTTGGATATGTGGTGAGGAATAGTAGTTAAGTTAAACCGTAAGATATAAATTTGATACGAAATGCCGATTAGTCAATTTTTGGCAATTTCTTTTGTCCGTGTAAAATCATAAATCGAAGCTAAGggctaataattttataaattataaataatggcCTAGAATAATTGTAAATAATGTGAGGaattattttgggccatttGAGGGTAATTGGAATTTCTATCTCcgattatttcggttttttttgCAAAATCGATCATTTGAAACATTTGAGGTTTCGGACGGGAGTAATTTTAGATTAAACTAGAATTAATGTGCTACCAGATGGTATATAGAATTCATAAATATGGAATCATATGATATGGAAATAAATTAGCACaagaaatgaaattaatttaactaattaaataactAGAGATTAAAAGAAAGTTCTAGAAAAGTTGTCACCTATTATTATCTATTAAGCTTGACTTCTTCTTTATTGGGGAAAGAGGATGAAAATCAGAATCCATGGGAGAAGAGAGAACCGTGAGTTCTCATGGCAATCCTATGTTTCGATTTTTCGTCGAAATATCGATTCAATCGTGTAAACGTTATGGAATCAAGTAAGGCCTttctttgtcacgaccgcactttctaaggatagaaagcccggttgatcgcgactaggggaggatgaaagaagcggggaagaaaggggaaaactgtGGCACAACTGAAACTTGAACTGAAATAACTCGAATTTATCTATATCAGAGTGATTGATACAAAGATTGTAAACTCGACTTTTActttgcagcggaagagtcaagAGTAGATGCCatcatgtatggagacacgacgcatccaagtactattctatcgaaggatcttcatcgtctatgctcaacaccgccaGCCGTCTTCACTgcctcaacctgcacatttttaaaacatatgcagggctgagtacttggtgtactcagtggacacgtgccgaaatatattttcataaaaactgattttgtcaagccactctttgagtgaactcggggttttaggaaaagtccgagaacactaaaatatttttcttttctttttttcaaaagcgatctttcgatctatttttttttggaacatATGCCATATCTAACTACCTCCTGGGGAACAGAAGCCCACTAACCTCCTAGTGAAACagaattcacgaaactcctggtgaacCGGAATGTATGAGCTTCAACCGcttacaaacccgaattcactaACTCCTGGTGAAACGAAATGTATGGGCTCAACCCACTACAAACCCAAATTTACTAACTCATGGTGAAACGGAATGTATGGGCTCAACCCACTACAAACCCAAATTTACTAACTCTGAAATTCCTGGTCTAGTAGAGACATCGTCCTTGCTAGTCAGTCGGATAGGCAACgttcaaaacaaaatatggcttgacataacctttgcaactttattttttctcataaaatatttttgacGTAACTCATCTTTCTTTCATCAAAAGCCGCACACATAACCTTCaaaacttctttttttttgtaaacgtatttggatcaaaactcatttctatcggtcaaagccgaactcaaaactACCGAAACTTCATTTTCCTCGTAAACGTTCTCTCAACGGAACTCACTTCTATCGGTCAAAACCGAACTCAAAACTTTCAAAACATCCATTTCCTCATAAAACACTCTTGAAACATAAACTCATttttctatcggtcaaagccgaactcaaataTCAACGAAGGCTACACTTCATAAGCACCAATAAGGCAACACATAACATCATATTATAGCATCAAGCAAATAGcacttttcataaaaactgCACATCAAATAGCGAGCGCGCACTTAACATCGTATCTTAAATAGAAACACACGAAAATACTTCTCATAAAAACTTTATAGTAACTGTAAACCTTCATAAAAACattttagttcgaaagcccacctcgtttgcttaaacttCTTAGCTTGATTTTTCCTGACTCCGACCTTAGCTCGCGGAG
This window contains:
- the LOC121757751 gene encoding protein FAR1-RELATED SEQUENCE 5-like; protein product: MEEVVVVPECSAAMKPVVGQKFQSLDFAFAFYDIYARAVGFDTRKQAMRKVDDVTTWYQVVCNREGRKKGGEDDQLNARSGFTIKRRKLSKRCGCTASISFRFFSEDGSSGYIIHEFNEIHNHHMVETEHQQFMSSNRKLDDVHHKFILDCSRANIGPTLTFKVLKEILGGFELAGCTVGDIRNASRDIKEYAQGYDVQMVLDDMARKKEISEAYTYHYEVNESDQLVALFWCDGVMKRNYHMFGDTVSFDSTYCMIFTPFTGKDNHGSPVTFAAGLI